The window TATAACATCTGTGCAGATATTAGCAGTGGCTCTTTAAATAGCATTTATATTCAAATCTGAAgagaaaaagctgtttttattccctCAAGACAATGTGAAAAACTGTGTACTGTGTTAGTCTGTATAAATGCCAGCATATTCATGTtccaaaaaacttttttttatatttccaaaaaaaacatttgaaaaaaaaacatttacaagcaGTGACCAGATCCTGGTCAGTAAAACCAGTTATAACCATAACATAACATGTGGTGTTATACAGTGGTGAAATGTTACTAAGTAACTTTAGTTAAGTACTGTGCTTAAGTACAATTTCAGCTGCTCatactttactttattatttctatGTTATGCTGCTTTATaactttatttcattgtatttcaaAGGGGTAATGATGCACTTGttgctccactacatttatgtCACAACTGAAATActtagtacttttacttcaataGATTTTTGAATGCAGGAGTTCTAAGCTTATTGTAATGGAGTATATCAGTGCTGTTACTTTTATAGGCTACTTACTTCTTCCACTATTATGATAGTTgatatcatattataataagcaacttattattgttgttgttgcaatattgtggaaaaatactttttcagtcttttggAAACGTATTTACTCCTTattagattatttatttatttatattattactttgaaatgtgtctgtagGCTACAAGctaaatttattattaataaatattattattactatttgaCATAAACTGTcatacagcaaaaataaaatgcatgaaacagaattaaaaaattattttttttatagtagTCTAACCACAGGGGTATACAGTAGTGAAAGCAGGCTGTGTGTGGGAATGCAGCAGTTATTATTTAGTGTTAAAACGCGGTAACAGCACAATGCTgacccttcctcctcccccgccTCAGCGCTGTTAACCGGCTGACAGCGTCTGCTCTGCAGGTGCGCGGGGCGGTAATCCCATCCCGCTGCTTTAAGGTGATAAATGAACGACAAAGCTCCGGAGCCGGTTTGTTCTCAGGGCTCCGCGCGCCACGCAGGTGAGCGGAGGAGCTCAGAGTGCGAGCTCTCTTGTTTGACGTCTCCATGGAGACCGCCCGAGCGGCGCCAGGCTGACAGGCGTCAAGGCTCGGATGAATGGGTGACGTCACCGCGCTGGCGCCTGCCAGTCTGCTCGGGCTTGTTTGGACAATCTGGGGGGAAGATTCAGAACAGGGCGATGTGATCTGAGTGTGCACACAAGGCTGAGCACACACTGCAGAAACATGTGAAGGAATCCgtgaagctgctgctcacaCTGGGCTTCCTTCAGCACACAGATGCAGGAAAAAGATTCTGTGCTCCGAGAAAAATGCAGTTTGAGAACATAAAGAAAGCTCTGAGCTCGAAGGCAGAGATTTTGTCCAGGGAGCAGTGGTGTGGGAATGACTGCGCAGCATGTTTTCCAAAACGATCAACAGTCTGCCCTCAGATGGTAATGTTATTAGACTAATGGTCTGATAAATTGAATAAGCTGCTAATCTCTTTTGTAACTGAATTCCACGCAGTTCACAAAAAGGGTTTATAACAAACCTCGTCATCTTGAACTAATTTAAGTTAATAAAAAGTGAATCTTTTCCCAGAATTGTTTGGCCTCTCTATGTAATCAGTTGTCTAACTTTACTGTACTATTGTCGCCAACATCTGCAGCGCCACCAACAATTGTGAGAGGCAAATCTGGGGCACTGTGGTAACCTAATTATCATTAGCCATTCATCCTATTCATCCTGTCCCATCCTACACACATTCTCACAGTACATACCCAGGCATTCACCACCCCTTGACTGTCCCCAGGCAATCTACACCTGCAGAGTCCCCAAGCCATGGACAGCTGGATTCCCACATATTACCAATAAAAGACAcacatttgtttccatttgtaACGCCATCCCTCAAACAGATTGTAAATCCCGATAACCAGGCGAGCGCAATCATTGGCTGAGAGTGAGGTTGTGGACCGACCCATCAATACAAACGTAGCAATGTGATTGGCTAACCGCCTTCAAACAGGAGCTTTCGGACACGCCCCCTGCTCCTGCACTGCTATAAACCGGAGGAGGTTTGCCCATGTGGATGTTGCAAACTGTCAACATTCCCTTGCTCACATCTCCAAGAGGAGTAGAAACGCCGTTGCTCAACTATTTCTTTTTCCTCGTCATCCTTGGAAACTACACCTTATACACTAATCAAGATGAAGGTTGTCGGATCTACCTGCGCCCTGAAGAGCAAGGTCGGCGGAGAGGACGTGGTGCGCTGCCTGTCCGATCAGAGCCTGACCATCTCCAAGTGCAAGATCCCGCTTCTGGACGAGCAGATGACCGTCTTTCTGCAGGACATGAACAGCTGCTACAGCAAGCTGAAAGAGCTCGTGCCCACCCTGCCCACTAACAAGAAGGCCAGCAAAGTGGAGATCCTGCAGCACGTAATCGATTACATCTGGGACCTGCAGGTCGAGCTGGACGAGCCGGAGAAGAGCCGCCAGCACTCCGCCGGCAACGTCCCCCGCACACCGCTGACCACCCTGAACGCAGAGATCGCCAGCATCTCAGTGGAGGTAAATATCTCTTCATATCCACTGCTATATTCTCACAGGGCAGTTCACTGTGCCACTGAGGTGCGTGCACCCCTGTaacatgtttttgatatttcattATGCGTGCGTAAAAGTTTCTTTGGCGTACCAGATTGCTTGTGACTGCTTTGCATCCTCCCAGAGCAAATGAACTAATCgcccttctcttctctttccccGCAGAATGGATGCTCAGATGACAGGATTATGTGCCGTTAAGAGCTCGTGGAGCATTGCACCATGACCCCACAGGGAGCACCGCCAAGAACGAACAAGGCTACATGATGTGACTTCTCGACCACATCAATAAAAAACCTTGAACTGTGTAGGGACGTTTCAAACTCCCAATGCTAGAAAAATAACGTTGTGTGGACATCCTCCGGCGGCGAGGATCTCTGCCGCTCACGACTCTCGATTCATCCGAGGGTCCTGAGAGAAGAAGACCGGTAGTGTCCAGATAGAGACTGGGTTAGCCGGAGGACCAAGACGAGTTCAGTGCAGCCAGCAGCCGCTTGTTGCTTGTAGAGTTTCTAAAGAAAACTAATGTTTCTGTCACGCTCTTTGTATCTTGTGTAAACCATGTAGAGAATTCAAcgttttgtaaaagaaaaaaagtaaatttctCAGATTCCTGAGCGACAAACTGTATTGTATATTACAATGCCTCATTATGTGAAGATATTGTTTTCTTACAATGTACCTTAttggtgtttttattaaaacaagacAATTATTTTTGAACAAGAATtccactgtgtcactgtgtttgtgtgtgtaagagagaggagagggagaaaaggagtcAGAGTAAAGTGTAGTATCACATCATATAGCTGGGAGGTTTCACTGCTGATTACTTTACATATACCACAGCTGGGATATAGTCTTGTAAGACAACACTTGGGTGGTTATTATGGGCTGTTATGGCCTTATTACCATTGTGATTAATCGCAGGCCTTCCTATACATCTGAATAGCTTATCTTGTAGCTGAGTACTAGGAGAGTGTAAAGTGGTCGTCACTAAAAAAAAGTGCTACACCAAGAAAGGGCTGTTAAGTCATTCAGGTAACATAAAACCAAAGCTGGTGGTCAACATAATGGCTCACAGCCAGTTAAATTGGTAATTTGCCTCTCTATGGGTCATTAACGTATCACATTACAAGAGGAAGTCTCCCTTTAAATCGTCAGGTCGACAGATCTtggcaaataaacacagagttTGAATTAAAGTTTAAGAGAAAATCGTcgtcattacttttttttcccaagagGACTTAAGATTCTTCTTGTATCCAACACATTTATTCAGATAGATAGAATTATGTAAGATGGTTTACTaggaatgaaaaatatgaaataaataagataaaagtttgtttcacttcataAAACATCCATTTAAATGTGGTGTTTCAATATGTAACGGTGTAAATCAACAGTTTTCTAGTTTCGCCGGCACTGCAGGGGTTAAAATTGCTTTGGCGAGGCGACTCGTTATAAGATTTATTCTGTCTCCCTGGTGCAATGTTTTTCCCATTTCCCTGCGGTGCGATGCGCACAGCTGCAGCCCCGGCGTGGccagtgtgtgattgtgtttgtgtgatagCTTTGTGCCAAGGGCAGGGGAGGGCGGCGGGGCCCAGACTGAGCGGCGCCTCGGCACACCTGGGGAAGTTCAGGTTAAATAGCTCCACATTCCTCAACACACAGCTGATTGAAACATTAACAAACAGTAATCCACGGGCCAGGCCGCAGATGGGCCGGGAACCACGCCAACACtccgagagggagagagagagagagagagttgctCTCGGGTAGAGATTCCCACAGTACAGTCGTATGTTATAAGTTTGCTATTAATATATacacttgacttttttttagaaACCTACTCTGCTTGAGCCGTTAGGGAAGTGTCAATAAGTGTTTAAACAAAACTGTCTAACATATCAAAACtcctcactgttttctttcatacTGCTAAATCATAATAGTCTTTCTTCTTTGAACTCTTAATCACTTGTAATTATCTATAAGGCAGATACAAATCTCTTACGTAATCTGGTTGAGctgtggagaaaatgaagacCAGGCTATGCTGGTCTTCACAATAAATCTGTTCTCGactaaaaaatgtatttataaccATTATTTTATCACTCTATAACCATTTAAtccaatttatatttttttcattccaaatgattgttattattgtaatcCCTGTCCATAAACATGAGTCAAGCCTCTAGTCCATCAGGCATGTAGTTAGCGCCCTCTGGTGACCATATAATGAACTGCAGAGTAAAAAGCTTGTgtatcagctgctgtgtgaggCGATGGAGATGCTGGAGACATTAGTAGACAACAGCGCCGCCTTCTGGTACAGTTCATACTGTATGGTGTTTGGTACTGTACTACATTACTGCATTAACATTTGTTATTAAATGAATATTCATCATTCAAACACTTGTACTTAAGCTTTACTTTAGCTTCATACTTATACTCAGAGAAAATATTACACTTTCTAGTCCATTATGTTTTCGTGACAACTGAATTactttacatacaaaacatgacCATCCAAAGGATATGATAGACTGTTAGATATACAGCATTAAAattcagtaataataatctaatcATACAGAATGTAACCACACTAccacatttttttctaaacatttcCCACTAAAGCTCCAGTATGGTATTTATACTGTATTCAGTGGTGTGCAGTGACTTTTACATACAGACTAGCTGCACTACACCAATGCCACACATATGGACCAGTCTGAAACATACCTTTTGatgacagtagcagcagcagggctgCAGGCTGTTCTGTCTCATGATTTTGTGCcgcctgtctttcctgtgctgaaatctctctcctgcatcttgcttctctctgtctggaCATCTCCACCTTtctccttcctggctgaagaagTTTTAGGATTATTTTCTGAACTGTCAGTTAACACATCAAATTTACAGTATTGAGGAAAAATATCACTTATATGGCAATCTTCAACATATTCACCATTAACTGACATTGACTCACTCCAGTCACATTGCAGAATCTTGTATTTTCCAGTCTCAGCATTGTTAACGTTTCTCGGCTCATAGTTGAAGTACAGCTGAGACGTGGGAACTTGGGTCTTGAGGAGTCGTAGTATTTACTTTCTTACAAACTAAAGTACATGGCACTGTACTGTACGTTCACGGCTatactgctaactgctaactaacTAACCCTCTGCTCCAGTTAGTAtcaccgctctctctctctctctctctctctctagctctttacacacactgaatacGTACTGATCTATTCCTGAAAGGAGCCACGCTCTTACTGTgacaatattctgtctcaaacttaCTGCAGATCCTGCACAGATATGATAAATCAGTCATTTGATCGTTTACTTGCTGCTAATTCCTCTTGAGGCTTAATGCGGAAGTTTTTTTCCAGACCCCTGCGCATGCGTATTAGGCctgcaatatcataactgataaGTCATTACCAACTCTAATGGTCTTTAATGGCTGGAacataaactgtatataaaaggGCTGCAAGTCAAGCTAGCTTTCAGGGTCAAtaccctgctgccaccacaagtGGGCAGTAAATTGCATAATGAATGCAGGCAGGCATCAGGTTCTTTATGGCAGTGGGTCTCAAAGTGGGGTACAGGGACCCTCAGGGGTCCTTCAGGGGGTTCCTGGGGCCCTTGGCAAAAAACTTTTTACTATAATTCCAttcataagtaacacaatgacagaaagtATTACTTTTTTGGTCATGGGCTCCAAAtgctttctgtaataaaacctCTAACAACTTGCCCTGGCGGCACATCACTGCTGTACTTACatttttgaggtacttgtatttTGAGTATTTCAATGCGATGGTACTTTATACCTCTACTCAATATATTCcaaagggaaatattgttcTCTTGACTCCACTGCATTCATTTCACAGCTGcacttactgtatataaagtagttaaaactaaCTCCACTTCAAAAAGCTACAACATGAAAATCAGCAttgacataataatgtcatatatgatgATACATGAGTCACAAGGAAGAATGAGTAGTTTTTCTTCTGATCATTTAAGTAAATTCTGCTAATTACACATCTGTACTTCTACTAGCACAGATTTTAGAAGACAGGACAATTGTAATTTTACAGTGTGCTAACTAAAATACCTCAGAATACTGTATCACATCTCTTCACAAGTAGTTATATACAGTTGGATCACtactttaatctatttttacTGAAGGATGTGAATTGTTCTTCCATCACTGTCTGTGCGTGCACTCGTTTAGATGTTAGTGCctcatactgtgtgtgtcttacaaTAACCTGAAAGAAGCTATTGTATCTAAGCCTTTCTCCAATACTAAGCAAGGAGTAATATTGAATGATTTTCTTCTGACAGAAGAATATTAGATCTAAAAATGGAAGTGGATTATTCCTTCATAACCTGACAAGCTGCAGTAGCGctcatctgttttgtttgatcaGAAATGATTATTACGTCTATATATACTGGCTGATATTAACTGTTACCAGACTGAGAACTGAGTAAATTACATGCATGCATCACTGCTCATAATCAGTCAGTATATAATTAGAGAATCACAGTCAAGAGTGTTTAAATAGAAATTTGTATTTACATCAATATcaacatcaaaagaaaaaaaatctgtaatatACATCCTGTAAAATGACAGCTTATCTTACCtccacacaaagaaaacaaaaacaaaccaaatgatCTCTTGCCTCTTTTTGCACTTCATTCAAACTCTACAAAGTTCCATTTTCCTGAAGTAACAAAATCTGGACATAAAATGAAGTTGTTTCCTGAAAAATAGAAGAGAAATTGATATGTCTTCAAGTGGATTTCATTCCATTGGTATTTCTCTTTCACAGCAaaacatgctttgtttttttctggatgtAAAAACTTTCTGCTGTGGGACTGAGACCTTCCAGTCCTCTTTGCCCTGCACTGATAGCTGATACACTTACAGTACATAACCATCATATGCTATTACAGATCAATGATATGTACCCATTTACCATCAGAATAATATAacacatatcataaaaaatgtacacCAGAAACCTCAGAAACTatacagagatgtggaaaaatatCTTTGGATCGCGCATGTTGAAAAGGTAGATTCAGCGGGTTGAGAATAACAGTCAAAAGAAGATGCTGTGAATAAAATACACTCGACAGACAAAGCTGGTGGTAGGAAGAGAACTCTGCTAGGACCAGGCCTGTTGGTGAACTGAAGGGTGTTTTCCCGTCCTCACTGTActgcgcgcacgcacacacacacacacacacacacacacacacacacacacgcacacacacacgcagacacacgcagacacacgcagacacacgcagacacacgcagacacacacagacacacacagacacacacagacacacacagacacacgcacacgcagacacacacaccgcaacaaaacaacaagttTACGTAATCAACTGTCCTGACAGAATTCGCCGTCACCACACTCTAATAAAACCTCTGACGGTGTGAAAGCTCAAACCTTCAACTCATCAGATCCTCGTCACAAGTAAAAAGTGCCACtctaaaacatgaaatacacgACTTCTgggaaaatttaaaaatacagcattaagaaaatgtcaaaacagaggaaggaaaaccCAAAACACACCTGCAATATTTGcaacggcaaaaaaaaaaaaaaagaaaaaaagaaaaaagaagcaaaacaaccaAATCAGTATTGACCTATGGGACACAAAAATACAACCAGGTCTCATACTTTGTGCAATAATGGGCCTTTAAAAAGCATGTCTGATATATTTTGTAGGATATTTACAATTCATATTCACAGAGGACATTTGAGACATCTAATACTGCAGTACCATTTGTTTGCTTAGAACAGGGTAATGATGCTCAGTTACAGTCTAAAGCATAGAGGCTAGAGTTATTGCTCCAATCTGCATAACATAGTAAACTGTGCTTATAGCTTCCAATGACTTTAAGAATGAGGCGCATCCAAAGgataagaaagaaataaaagaaagaaacccaTTGTTGTGAAGGCATTGAATCTCTAATAAGGCTGTAATGATGAAGAAATATTGCATCAATCTTTATTCCACACAGAAGCCTCCAGGTAAAGTGCAGCCACAGCCAGTTGTACCGTAGTCCCGTTCTGCAGCCTTACCGTGACGCTGAATACTGCCCGACAGCTCCGGGTCAttcatgtgaacacacacaaacatgcgcgcacacacacacgcccacacgcatacgcgcgcacacacatacacacatacacacacacacacacacacacacacacacacacacacacacacacacacacacacacacacacacacacacacacacacacacacacacacaggtattttgtgtttgtgcataacCTAAATAGAGTTCGGCTACAGCATGTGAGGCTTCAGTTGGTGATGAAACCTGATGCATGCTCGTCCTTGTAGCCAACTTCCTCCACAATGAGCAGTGCGATGTGTCGagtctcctgtgtcacattttaCGCTGGAgaactactgtgtgtgtgtttgtgtaagtcCAGCTCTTCTCCTGGCCCAGGCTGCTCTGCCACAGATGAAAGGCTCCAGATTCTGCTGTCAGCCACAGGTCGTCAACAGTACTTCTGCAGAGATAGAAAAAAAGGTTGGACGCGTTAACCTTTCTACCAGTTATAATAGAATGTCTATATCTCTCTACAGAGTTTTAAAACCTCAGCCGAGTCTCTTGTAAGGCCACTAAACTCCCATGTGTCAAACAATTAACTACCTGATCAGGTCCCATTGGCATTCTACCCATTCCCATGGGGTTCATGCCCATTTGGCCTTGCATCTGTCCTTGCATCTGTCCTGGCATTTGGCTCATCTGTCCTGCACCGGCCCCGCTGACTGGCCCAGGTCCACCCATGGAGCTGTTCATCATCATGGGCCCAAACTGGCCCTGGTTACCCTGCTGGGGGAACTGTTGCTGGGGGTATGAGCTGGAAGACCAGAAAAATAAGTTTTGACATCAGCCATTTACCACTTTAACCTAAAGAAATATTACACATGGACAAGACTCTTATGGGTGATAAGTTACTGCTCAAAGAAGCCTGCTGTTGCATACTTGCTGCGTGGCATGCCGCCCTGTGGCCAGCCCTTCATGTCTCCAGACGGGTACATGGGCCCTCCCTGTGGGTTTCCCTGCATCCCTGGCATCATTGCGGTCTGAGGGGGGCCACCCATTCGTCCTTGCATCATGTTTCCTGGAGGGCTGCTGCCTCGAGCCATGAATGATGGGTCCCCCTGCTGGTTCATCCCTGCAAGTTCAAcgacaataacaacaaaagaacAGTCATGAGTGTGAAACTTGACCATCCAGGAGGAAACGATACAGTCAGCCAACTCTGTTTCAGTCAACTCACCATAGTTACCTCCATAGTTGAAACCCTGCTGTCCAGGTTGGTTCAAGGGGGGGCCTCCCATGGGGCTGTCCATGCCTGCTGGTGCAGTGACATTTGGAGGAGGACTGAAGCCTCCAGCTGCCCCCTGcccctgctgctgttgctgttgcatcagcatcatcatccgCTGCCTCCTCATCTGCATGGTCATCATCTCCCTGCTGCGCTGAGCCATCATCTGTGCGTTTAGGAAACCAGGCTGCGGAGAAACATTAATAATTTCACCTTAATTCGTCAAATGGTGACATGACTCGCTTTATTAAAAATGGCAAGTGAATGCACATTATATAAGACGTGAGGAAGTGCTGACTACATACCTGACCACCCATGGCTGCAGGCTGCATGCCTGGCTGCATGCCAGGTTGCATGCCTGGACGCATGGCAGGGTTTCCTCCAGGGGCATTTTCCATCTTCATGCCTTGTCGGGTCTGGTTCATAAACTGTCGGATGATACAGGATAAAGTTCATTatgacagtttgtttattttgatgttcATTATTAACATAAGTCAAAAAGCTACCCACTCCCCCAAACAAACAAGGTGACCTGCCCTATTTTCTACATAACGATATTAAGGTCACCTTTAGGTTAAATATGATCTGAATTGTGTGCTCACCTGCTGCCCTTGCAGTCTCTGCTGTAGCTGCAGTCGGAGAGGCTTGGTGGCCAACATGCGAGGTCTCATCATGTTTGCGCGGGGGTTGCCCATGCCACCCATACCCACCATGCCAGGGAAGCCTCCCGTTTGGCCCATCTGATTCATCATGGGGTTGAAGCCTCCCGGAGACTGACCTTGCATCGTGTTGCCGCCATAACCGGACTGCATGCCCATGGAGGGGGGCCCTGGGGGCCCAGGGTAGCCCTGGCCATACATGGGTTTTTGGTCTATGCCTATGGAGGAGTCTGGCCCTGGGAAAGGCTCTGATGGTGGGCactgaccctgaccttgatCCTGGCCCTGCTGGTGACCTTCAGGTCCCTGGGTCTAGGGTACAGAGAAGCTGCATGTAATGCTAGTTTGGACTGCATCAATCGTAATGCAATATTAACACATGGTTGGCTAAGGGTAATTGATTTAGCTGCTGCCACAGAACATACAttaaacacatatatacattaaaCAGCCACATCAGAATCACATGTACTACATCAGGCTTACAGATTAGGCAACAAGAAGCTGAAAAACTGGAAGCTGAATAGCATTAGTGCAAGCTAACATTCAAGTTGAAGACTTTCAATGAGCCCAAATTCACATCACATCTAATTAGAGGagctaaaataaatgtatgctGTGATGTAAGACCACTCTCTCAGCatctgaaccttttttttttcaccaactTTGTATTTACTTAAATAGAGAAAGCAACAAGCACTTTATGTcgtaatattgtttttatacctCTCACTTTATTCAATAATCACTGTGTAATTTAGAATTAGTGAAGTTACTGAACCACTGACATTCATTTGTGGCTGTAGTGCCAACACTGGTGATGTGTAATCATCTCCTGTTAAACAAAATGAGTGCGATACATAATTTATACTGTAGCGTGTCCTGTACCTGGCCCACTATTTCAGGGATGCCTAGGGCTCGATCTATTTCCTGTAGAGCAATGACATCTGCAGTGTTGAGCAGAGAGTCCAGCTGGTCCAGAAGTGCTCGTTCATCACTCGGGCCGTCGCTGTTGGCCAGGGGTCCCAGCAGCTCATCCAGGGGGTGTGCAAACTGTTCCCTAAACCAACAAATGACCCAGATGTTTAGTTGCTTCAAAGAAAGGAGACTGTGATTAATGTCAACTTCTGAATTCAGCTTGAGGTCTAGAAAGTTGGAAAAATGAAGCGGGATAGGGTTGTGTACCTGTTTGTGTTACTCTGTGGTCTGTCCATTCCTATGGCAGAGTCTGGCCAGGAGGGCGACTGAGGTGGTGGTCCATGTCCACCAAATGGGCTCATACTCATATTGGCTTCATTGGTACCTGCAGATGCATTCAGAGAGGAGTCTAATTCACATATCTACTTTGCTTCATCATATTTGGCACCAAGTAGGTAAAAGCAGAGTCATGTGACATACCCATCTCCATGAGTTGCTGCTGCAGCATAGACCTGGTGTTTGCAGGTACACTATTGGAGCGGTTGATCATGGGTCCTCCCATTGGGCCAGAGCGACCCATGCCTGGGTGACCTGGTCCGGCCGCAGGGCTGCCACTGGGCCTCGTCATCCCCCACTCCCCTGGTCCTGCCATGGGAGGGCGCTGGGGCATTCCCATACCTCTGCCCATAcctcctgaaaaacacaaatcccATTCCCATTGAGCATTTCATCAGTACACTTAGCCACACAGTGAAAACTGGACCCTAAGCTTCTGGAGTTCcattaaaaaattaaagtaGGTAGTACTTAGAAAACAAATATCCCCATGCTGTCGATTCTGTGGGACCCTGGTCTACAGTATATAGAAAGCCAGGCTGTCTTGGGCATGCGAAGAAATAAGTGTTTAAATTACTTGTTGGATTGCCTCTTGGTGGACAGAGACCCATGCCTCCAGGAAAGCCATTGGGTACGACCCCAGGGCGGATCGGAGCATCCATGTTCTCCTGTTTGACCAATGTGGGACAGGGGACATTCCTTCTCATGGCCAGCCCACCTCCTACTGCTCCTTCTACACCCATGGGCTTGGCGTCCATGGACAAGGCTCTTTGATAGACACCACGCTGAGCTGGAGGCATGGGGCCTTTCTCCccatctgaaacacacacagtaccaAGGAGAGCGTAAATACCTTCACACATTTGGGTTCTCAGATTCGAAACAACGGGTGCTACATGAACGTCCATGGTGTGATACCTAATGCAATACTTAACAATGCATAAACATTTTTGCAGTccagtgtttcatttgatgATAGTTTAGATTTTAATCACTGACTTACCATGTAAATTGTCAGGcatgtttccttgtttgtttgcaACTTCCTTCCCTGCTCTGGAGTCTGGTTCAGGGTAGAACCCAGAGTTGTTCCTTGGGACACCGAGAATGGTCTCCAGGGTCTCCGTCtgaaccacagagacacaagaaAGATTAGAATACCATGTTCTAGTGTTCTaacaatttgtttttccttgttgggaaaaaaaaaaaaaaaaaaaaaaaaacttgcctCATCAGATGGCTCCAACTTGACTTTTCCATCCATACAGTGGGTGTCAGAGCTGGTGACCCCTGCCCCCTGAGCTCCTCtcccctccagctcctccagctttGGCTTGATATCACCACCTTCTTTAGAGTCGTCCTTATTGAGGAGATAGTGAAGGAGGGCGTGAGGCTTCTCCTTCTTGGGGCTGTGCTGCTCCTGTTTTGATTCGGATCCCCTAACTCCTCCAGGGGCTGCAGGTCCAGGATCTGAATCCAAGCTGCTCTTTCCAGTGGCCTCAGCTGTGATGCGCGCCACCTCATCGGGAGTGTTCCCGTTCTGGAGGAGCTTGTGGAGGATCTTGTGCTTCTCCTGCAGAGACTGACTTGTTAAGTGTCCTGTGCCAGCAGAGGAGGA is drawn from Seriola aureovittata isolate HTS-2021-v1 ecotype China chromosome 2, ASM2101889v1, whole genome shotgun sequence and contains these coding sequences:
- the ncoa3 gene encoding nuclear receptor coactivator 3 isoform X1 → MSGVGDNSLEPLCSDRKRKLSTCDTPGLGCDKRRREQESKYIEELAELISANLSNIDSFNVKPDKCAILKETVRQIRQIKEQGKSSCSDDDVQKADVSSTGQGVIDKDHLGPLLLQALDGFLFVVNREGSIVFVSDNVTQYLQYKQEELINTSVYNIIHDEDREEFHKNLPKSNAPNGASWGGDAPRQKSHTFNCRMLVNFGHGQSHGLSEERPGGQRYETMQCFALTQPRAMMEEGEDLQSCMICVARRITAVERTERFSTRHELSGKLIEIEQHASLHTTMRPGWEDLVRRCMQMFLHRSEGQPWSYKRHYQDAFHNGHAETPLYRFSLSDGTPVTAQTRSDLCRNPNTNEPHSFLSTHLLQREQNGYRGNQGGGMRPQNMGVNNPNQQMNMGPGGGMGMNRGYGMAEQGNMPQRGMPPYAGGNRMNPMNQMNQMNPMNQMNPMHQMNNMGHMNQMNQMNSMHPMNSPMNSMNQLGPMNQMNQMNQMNQMGHHGMHQQQHQHQQMGQFHGGGGGPGGGGYGMGMTSPPQASPGINGPPHNVMGSPRVRGSPKMGASPFSPGGMNSPMSSSHPGNSGGGGGGTTFSSSSLNALQAISEGVGNPMPSPLTSPPPHKPDSSPSINSTNQSAGGPCKPGLPAYSDTKSPGSSLGAGGEQQSQPHPRTPTSEGPPDKPDSQASRETGPTGGESNRRVPDTKCHRKLLQLLTSPTDELVPPNHASNSGPSSTSEVKDGTVGVTSPSSSTGVSSSTGGSHGAVSSSAGTGHLTSQSLQEKHKILHKLLQNGNTPDEVARITAEATGKSSLDSDPGPAAPGGVRGSESKQEQHSPKKEKPHALLHYLLNKDDSKEGGDIKPKLEELEGRGAQGAGVTSSDTHCMDGKVKLEPSDETETLETILGVPRNNSGFYPEPDSRAGKEVANKQGNMPDNLHDGEKGPMPPAQRGVYQRALSMDAKPMGVEGAVGGGLAMRRNVPCPTLVKQENMDAPIRPGVVPNGFPGGMGLCPPRGNPTRGMGRGMGMPQRPPMAGPGEWGMTRPSGSPAAGPGHPGMGRSGPMGGPMINRSNSVPANTRSMLQQQLMEMGTNEANMSMSPFGGHGPPPQSPSWPDSAIGMDRPQSNTNREQFAHPLDELLGPLANSDGPSDERALLDQLDSLLNTADVIALQEIDRALGIPEIVGQTQGPEGHQQGQDQGQGQCPPSEPFPGPDSSIGIDQKPMYGQGYPGPPGPPSMGMQSGYGGNTMQGQSPGGFNPMMNQMGQTGGFPGMVGMGGMGNPRANMMRPRMLATKPLRLQLQQRLQGQQFMNQTRQGMKMENAPGGNPAMRPGMQPGMQPGMQPAAMGGQPGFLNAQMMAQRSREMMTMQMRRQRMMMLMQQQQQQGQGAAGGFSPPPNVTAPAGMDSPMGGPPLNQPGQQGFNYGGNYGMNQQGDPSFMARGSSPPGNMMQGRMGGPPQTAMMPGMQGNPQGGPMYPSGDMKGWPQGGMPRSNSYPQQQFPQQGNQGQFGPMMMNSSMGGPGPVSGAGAGQMSQMPGQMQGQMQGQMGMNPMGMGRMPMGPDQKYC